In Paenibacillus dendritiformis, the DNA window TGGCGAATCCAGTTGATATCCGTTCTGGCGGACAGCGCTTCATAAGTTTCGCACACGTCTTCCACGTAGATTTCAATGTCGGCCACCTGGAGAGCGGGATGATTTTGCAGGACGAGCTCGGAGCTCTTTTCGTCCGGGAACTTCATTCCGACCAAGATCCATGTTCCTCCTTCGCCGAGGGGCCGCTCGATGCGCCAATGCTCCGTCAAGCCGAGCGATTGGCAGAACTCGATCGAGGCCTCGATGTTTGCGGTGTACAGAGCGACGCATTCCAGTCTTTTGAACATAGGTACTTCCTCCCAGCGATTTATTGTTGTTGTGTTGTGCCGTGCTTTGGTCTACTGTATCATCTATCTACGTCAACATTTGTCATAGATAAAAAGGAAGGTTGTGCGATAAGCGGGAACTGTAGAACCCGGCCATGTTCACGCTGAAGTTGGGGGAGCAGGAGTGGAAGGGGATGTTAACGATGATTGCAGTTCCGCAGAACCCGCCATGTTGACCCTGATGCGGGGCAGCAGGAGTGGGTAGGGGGTGGGGTGTTAGTGATCCGGATATGTTGACGAGAGTGCCGAACAGCAGAACAAGGGTGAGCAGATAATGGCAGGGGAACAATAGAAGACGCGTGCGTTGACAATGAATGCGGAATGCGGCGTTCACGCGGTGACGGAAGAGGGACTGAGGCATGCGGTGTGTCGCTGCGCACCATCCAACGGGATCTGCGCGACCTGGAGGAGCTGGGGGTGCCGCTGTATGCCGAATACGGGCCTAAGGGCGGTTACCGGCTCCTGAAGGAGAAGCTGCTGCCTCCGCTGACGTTCAGGGAAAATGAGGCGGTGGCGATGTTCTTCGCCTATCAGTCGCTGCATAACTACGCGTCGATACCGTTCGGGGAGGAAGCCGTCTCGGCGCTGTCCAAGCTCTACCGTATTCTGCCCCCGAACGCGAAGCGGACCATCGACCGTCTGAAGGATTGCATTCAGTTCTGGGTGCCGCAGAGAGAGCAGGAGGCTCCGTTATTGCAGCTATTATTGGAAGCGGCTGTCGGGCGCCAAGCGCTTACGATCCGCTACGATTCGGCGCGGGGAGAGAATGAACGGGACATTGTGCCGCTCGGCTTATATGCGCATAACGGCTATTGGTATTGCCCGGCTTATTGCTTCCGCAGGCAATCCTACCGATTGTTCCGCGCGGACTATGTCAGAGCGCTGAAGCCTCGGGAGCCATTGGAGCCAGAGATGCGGAGGCAGATGAAGAAGTTGATCACGCTCGAGCAATGGTTCCTGCCGCCTGTGCGCCAGCATCATGTGGCGCTGCGGGTGGAATTGACCCGCTTGGGAGTGAGGAAATGCGAGGCCGATCCTTGGCTCGATAAAGCCATCACGCGGCACGAGGACGGGACGGGCACGATCGAGACCCGCACTTGGCGAGGGCGAACTCGAATACTATGCGGAGCGGATATTCAGTTGGGGGAGGGACGCCTTCGTGAAGGAGCCTCCCGAGTTGGCGAACTTAATCATAGACAAGCTTGATCGGCTTCGCGGCCGGTATGGTACCGGCCAGACTTAGTGCACCAAGCAATGGACGAATATGGGGGGATTCCCATATTCGTTTTTTTTGTATGGGTTTATTTTGTGTGCATCCAAATTGTTGTTTTAAAAGTAAATAAAGCCAATATTTTCGACTATACCTTTACAAATGACAAGGAATAAGCAAAAAAATAATGTAATAATCAACACAAAACAATATAAAACAATAAATTTTCATTGCGATATAGGTATGAAGGTGGTAGTATGTTAGACAACAACAGGTTTTATGGCTTTTTGCATAGGACCTGAAGGGCTTTTGATTACCTTAAAAGGGGTGCAGGAGATGAAGTTCAAAGTGATGACCCGATTTGTCGCTGCCGTAATGGCTGTATCGCTTGTGTTGGCAGGCTGTTCCACCGGGGGAGATTCCGCCCAAAGCAAGCCGAATGTGGACAAGAGCAACATCGAAAATCTTCCTCAGCCTATTGCCAGCAAAGACGTGAAGATCATGGTTATCCGCAAAATCGGAGGCGACGATCATACGGCGCAATTTCTGGCAGGCGCCAAGCAAGAGGGCGAATCGATGGGATTTACGGTGGACACCTACTCCGCGAACGGCGATACGGCCAAATTCCATGACGCGATAGCCCAGGCTCTCGAAAAGAACTATGACGGCGTCATTATCTCGCACGGAGATGACGCGGCTACGGTGGATGATGTCAAGAAGCTGACGGAGAAGGGGATTCCGGTCGTCACATTCGACTCCAATCCGGACTTGGCCAATATTGAAGGCGTGACGTTAACATCGCAGGACGACAAGCAGCTGGCCCAATTGGCGTTGGACAGCATGAATAAGCAGTTAAATGGAAGCGGTAACATTGTTTATTTGTGGGTAGACGGATTCCCGCCGATGGTAAGCCGGAACGGCGTATACCAAGACTTTTTGAAGGCGAATGCGGGCATTAAGGAGATCGAGCGCTTCGGCGTCGCGGCATCCGATACATCGGTGCAGACGCAGAACGCCGTATCGGCGATGCTGACCAAGCACGGCCCAGGCCAGATTGACGCCATCTTCGCGACATGGGATGCGTTCGCCATCGGCGCGGCGCGGGCCGTCAAGGAAGCCGGCCGGGACGAGATCAAAATTTACGGCATCGACGTGTCGAACGCCGATTTGCAGCTGATGCAGGAAGAGAATAGCCCATGGGTTGCCACGGCCGCCGTCGATCCGAAGGTGATCGGCGCCGTCAATATGCGACTGGTCGCGAAGAAGATCGCGGGCGAAGACACGCCGCCAACCTTCGACCTCAAGCCGACAATGATTACGCAAGAGCAATTGAATTCCTCCGGGGAAAAAGTGAATATGGAGAGTCTCAGCAAGATCATCCCGGATTGGGGCGTAAGCACGGACTTCGAGGAGGACTGGATGCAAGCCCTTAAGAAAGCGTATTCATCCAAATAAGAAGGGGACGGAGGGAAGCGCGGAAGGGCCTCCGCGGCCA includes these proteins:
- a CDS encoding VOC family protein — translated: MFKRLECVALYTANIEASIEFCQSLGLTEHWRIERPLGEGGTWILVGMKFPDEKSSELVLQNHPALQVADIEIYVEDVCETYEALSARTDINWIRQPFPTESGHVAVMEAPDSNVFVLVGQ
- a CDS encoding helix-turn-helix transcriptional regulator; translation: MSLRTIQRDLRDLEELGVPLYAEYGPKGGYRLLKEKLLPPLTFRENEAVAMFFAYQSLHNYASIPFGEEAVSALSKLYRILPPNAKRTIDRLKDCIQFWVPQREQEAPLLQLLLEAAVGRQALTIRYDSARGENERDIVPLGLYAHNGYWYCPAYCFRRQSYRLFRADYVRALKPREPLEPEMRRQMKKLITLEQWFLPPVRQHHVALRVELTRLGVRKCEADPWLDKAITRHEDGTGTIETRTWRGRTRILCGADIQLGEGRLREGASRVGELNHRQA
- a CDS encoding sugar ABC transporter substrate-binding protein: MKFKVMTRFVAAVMAVSLVLAGCSTGGDSAQSKPNVDKSNIENLPQPIASKDVKIMVIRKIGGDDHTAQFLAGAKQEGESMGFTVDTYSANGDTAKFHDAIAQALEKNYDGVIISHGDDAATVDDVKKLTEKGIPVVTFDSNPDLANIEGVTLTSQDDKQLAQLALDSMNKQLNGSGNIVYLWVDGFPPMVSRNGVYQDFLKANAGIKEIERFGVAASDTSVQTQNAVSAMLTKHGPGQIDAIFATWDAFAIGAARAVKEAGRDEIKIYGIDVSNADLQLMQEENSPWVATAAVDPKVIGAVNMRLVAKKIAGEDTPPTFDLKPTMITQEQLNSSGEKVNMESLSKIIPDWGVSTDFEEDWMQALKKAYSSK